A window from Brachyhypopomus gauderio isolate BG-103 chromosome 6, BGAUD_0.2, whole genome shotgun sequence encodes these proteins:
- the LOC143517377 gene encoding uncharacterized protein LOC143517377 — MEDQQDSSFSGPSAMSVAAELKDDLYFKLVDDFLGPQTGDLLDLYEKPCTNRLLVQVGLMREENDISWVNVVKWLQKIFPMFQSADFHCLIERNTETAMSLTGDARQSFLDSDVNFEFVGPICDSIGIGRTDLLEMSDFSDRAKLTDVTNGLMLELTNFIAREKIDPIVLVSWLRNFDPMFCSDGKIQRANKLLQTSLKRFRIQYRNNQRSRNRKSGMFDEFLQSPFDLTPDLEDAEFRRVAVIKKHLKKKRLKLVQKKDNFQTIVIKHENHPFDISDTQDEQTANVVTVKEEQDIQSIRSGSLHAEALDSEESHRTDTGDCLTLLDISVLSLQKLMDLYGEKNECAKLVTMDLLKNQFSIMLREDPKMKSLSDMVMSHVSTEDNPQTAVPPLHFLHCNTYFLLDLINAVEKQVMSFEKEIVTTTGDKLGRDNSPKFQNFLNFDESAVTRYIRMVCEILCPRGETNNNYRRHWLAFCIERKNPSKLPVNLSNRFINYFEAAAALVHHYREVALFVSDLQLLNDESNIVLDSVSDDASDEAIQTLVCVVAIVYCKILGPFWQLLKSDAQYVLFSKYVFCLYDKLLQWSEDTSVLLEPEDVANVFLQVPMQEKHFPGVFAFCHANSDNQYGTLMKACLQRMMKVLAAVMEENLKDFLPGGRYCKEPSVELAEQLASCTFSQLMGEYPFGHAYPYSKNRPDKAHVQGDDRVSEEPDTVPTPPPKKAKSLEAPAGPTLKRKALKPYAMFERANLRPLDRTKKKKQRLIEQRQRQEQVYKRMVYAAVAKNGGPCKCVQDVDRLLMRMDGARQSQKREAIRCELNYQKFIVGSRDPQLNHIGFSLKRMITKLKNVLSCEKTTSLITKPTENVIIHVASNVD; from the exons ATGGAGGACCAGCAAGACTCCAGTTTCAGTGGTCCCAGTGCCATGAGTGTTGCTGCTGAATTGA AAGATGACCTCTACTTCAAGCTTGTCGATGACTTCCTTGGACCTCAGACTGGTGACTTATTGGATCTATATGAAAAGCCCTGCACAAACCGTCTCCTGGTTCAAGTTGGACTGATGAGAGAAGAGAATGATATTTCATGGGTTAATGTAGTAAAATGGCTTCAGAAGATTTTTCCAATGTTTCAGTCTGCAGATTTCCATTGCTTGATTGAAAGGAATACTGAAACGGCTATGAGTTTAACAGGAGATGCCAGGCAAAGCTTTCTGGATTCAGATGTTAACTTTGAATTTGTTGGCCCTATATGTGATAGCATTGGCATTGGAAGAACAGATTTGCTAGAAATGTCAGATTTTTCTGATCGAGCAAAATTAACAGATGTTACTAATGGTCTGATGCTGGAGTTGACCAACTTTATTGCAAGAGAAAAAATTGACCCAATTGTCTTAGTGTCATGGCTTCGTAATTTTGACCCAATGTTCTGCAGTGATGGTAAAATCCAAAGAGCCAACAAGCTTCTTCAGACCAGTCTGAAAAGGTTCAGGATACAATACCGAAACAACCAGAGAAGCAGAAACAGGAAGAGTGGTATGTTTGATGAATTCCTTCAAAGTCCGTTTGACCTCACGCCTGATCTGGAAGACGCCGAATTCAGGAGGGTTGCAGtgataaaaaaacatttgaaaaaGAAGCGTCTGAAGTTGGTCCAAAAAAAGGATAATTTCCAAACCATTGTGATCAAACATGAAAACCACCCTTTTGATATCTCAGACACTCAAGATGAGCAAACAGCTAACGTGGTTACTGTGAAAGAGGAACAGGATATTCAAAGTATAAGGAGTGGGTCTCTGCATGCAGAAGCACTGGACTCTGAGGAAAGCCACCGCACTGACACGGGTGACTGTTTAACCCTACTTGATATTTCTGTTCTATCTTTGCAAAAGCTTATGGATTTGTATGGAGAGAAGAATGAATGTGCTAAGCTGGTCACTATGGATCTTCTCAAAAACCAGTTTTCTATAATGTTGAGAGAGGATCCAAAAATGAAATCCCTGAGTGACATGGTCATGTCTCATGTCTCCACCGAAGACAACCCCCAGACCGCTGTGCCTCCATTGCATTTTCTTCACTGCAACACGTATTTCCTTCTTGACTTAATCAACGCTGTTGAGAAGCAGGTGATGTCGTTTGAAAAGGAAATTGTGACCACGACGGGGGATAAACTTGGACGTGACAACAGCCCAAAGTTCCAAAATTTTCTGAACTTCGACGAGAGCGCCGTCACACGTTACATCCGTATGGTGTGTGAAATCTTATGCCCGAGAGGGGAAACGAACAACAATTATCGAAGGCACTGGCTTGCCTTTTGCATTGAGAGGAAGAATCCTTCAAAACTACCTGTCAATCTGTCAAATAGATTCATTAACTACTTTGAGGCTGCGGCCGCTCTTGTGCACCATTATAGAGAAGTTGCGTTGTTTGTGTCGGACCTGCAACTGTTAAACGACGAGTCGAATATCGTCCTGGATAGTGTCAGTGATGACGCTAGTGATGAAGCTATACAGACCCTCGTCTGTGTTGTTGCTATTGTGTACTGTAAAATCTTGGGTCCCTTTTGGCAGCTCCTGAAGAGTGATGCACAGTATGTGCTCTTCAGTAAGTACGTTTTCTGCCTTTACGACAAACTCCTACAGTGGTCTGAAGATACATCTGTCCTCTTGGAACCTGAGGACGTGGCAAATGTGTTTCTCCAGGTTCCAATGCAGGAGAAACATTTCCCAGGGGTATTTGCATTCTGTCATGCAAACTCAGATAATCAGTATGGAACGCTGATGAAGGCGTGTTTGCAGAGGATGATGAAGGTGCTTGCAGCAGTGATGGAGGAAAACCTTAAAGATTTCTTGCCTGGTGGCAGATACTGCAAAGAACCTTCAGTGGAACTTGCAGAACAGTTGGCAAGCTGCACGTTTTCTCAGCTAATGGGCGAGTATCCATTTGGTCATGCGTACCCCTACAGCAAAAACAGACCAGATAAAGCTCATGTCCAAGGTGATGACCGTGTATCAGAGGAACCCGATACGGTGCCCACTCCTCCACCGAAGAAGGCAAAATCGCTTGAGGCTCCTGCCGGTCCCACCCTAAAGCGTAAGGCACTAAAGCCATATGCAATGTTTGAAAGGGCGAACCTGCGACCCTTAGACAGGACGAAGAAGAAGAAGCAGAGGTTGATTGAGCAAAGGCAACGGCAAGAGCAAGTTTACAAGAGAATGGTTTATGCTGCAGTGGCTAAAAATGGTGGCCCGTGCAAATGTGTTCAGGATGTCGACCGATTGCTTATGAGAATGGACGGAGCAAGGCAGTCTCAAAAGCGAGAGGCCATCCGCTGTGAGTTAAACTACCAGAAGTTTATTGTTGGCTCCAGAGATCCACAGCTCAATCACATAGGTTTCTCCTTGAAACGCATGATAACCAAACTGAAAAATGTTTTGTCATGTGAGAAAACGACAAGCTTAATCACTAAACCAACTGAAAATGTCATTATTCATGTTGCGAGCAATGTAGATTAA
- the LOC143517376 gene encoding solute carrier family 52, riboflavin transporter, member 2-like isoform X2: MADAWWNHAVVAHILVALFGMGSWISVNSLWVELPVVSVLPEGWNLPAYISVLIAFGNLGPVAVTLTHHFAPGRLNERTVIHAIQVLAVVASAFLALFWNQEATIAGERRSVAFLLLTFILSLVCCTSNVTFLPFMFRYPPQYIRTFFVGQGLGALFPCMVALGQGVGKVECLETENGTEAVHLKEHFPAQDFFWFLFVMLSVSALCFLALASGAIAPVGTEGAGAQPVGQGGTEEEVPLGNGGPPVGEVEAQVEKPAPAGTFWTRRNIYLLLLLGVSNALTNGVLPSVQSFTSLPYGSMTFHLSVVLGNIANPLACFVAMFVLLRSSTGIGVLTLGGGVFAAYLLAVAALSPCPPLLRNHAGVVLVVISWIIFTGLLSYLKVVVSTLLHEAGHAALLWCGVFIQAGSLIGALTMFPLVIVYQVFQQAKECVDSCS, encoded by the exons ATGGCAGATGCGTGGTGGAATCATGCCGTTGTTGCGCACATATTGGTGGCCTTGTTTGGAATGGGATCGTGGATATCTGTGAACTCACTCTGGGTTGAATTGCCTGTCGTAAGTGTCTTGCCAGAAG GATGGAATCTGCCAGCCTATATCTCTGTTCTCATTGCCTTTGGGAATCTGGGACCAGTGGCTgtcacactcacccaccactTTGCTCCTGGACGGCTGAACGAGCGTACGGTCATTCACGCCATCCAGGTGCTTGCTGTGGTCGCGTCGGCCTTCCTTGCCCTCTTCTGGAACCAGGAGGCCACCATTGCCGGGGAGCGAAGATCGGTGGCCTTCCTGCTGCTGACGTTCATCCTGTCGCTGGTCTGCTGCACCTCCAACGTCACCTTTCTGCCCTTCATGTTCCGCTACCCCCCGCAGTACATTCGGACGTTTTTCGTGGGCCAGGGCCTTGGGGCCCTCTTTCCCTGCATGGTGGCACTAGGGCAGGGCGTAGGGAAAGTGGAGTGTCTTGAGACGGAGAACGGCACAGAGGCCGTTCACCTCAAAGAGCACTTCCCCGCACAGGACTTCTTCTGGTTCCTGTTTGTGATGCTGTCCGTCTCGGCTCTCTGCTTCCTGGCTCTGGCAAGCGGAGCTATCGCACCTGTAGGGACAGAGGGTGCTGGGGCACAACCGGTAGGGCAGGGCGGGACAGAAGAGGAGGTCCCGCTAGGGAACGGAGGGCCACCCGTGGGAGAGGTAGAGGCCCAGGTGGAGAAACCGGCCCCTGCCGGAACGTTCTGGACTCGGCGCAACATCTACCTGCTCCTGCTGCTCGGCGTGTCCAACGCCTTGACTAACGGCGTGCTGCCGTCGGTGCAGAGTTTCACCAGCCTGCCCTACGGCTCcatgacctttcacctttcCGTCGTCCTGGGGAACATCGCAAACCCTCTAGCGTGCTTTGTGGCAATGTTCGTTCTGCTTAG GTCGAGCACTGGCATTGGAGTTCTAACTCTCGGTGGAGGGGTCTTCGCTGCCTACCTCCTGGCTGTAGCTGCCCTCAGTCCCTGCCCACCCCTGTTGAGGAACCATGCTGGAGTGGTCCTGGTG GTGATCTCATGGATCATCTTCACGGGCCTGCTCTCCTacctgaaggtggtggtgagCACTCTGCTTCACGAGGCAGGCCATGCAGCGTTGCTCTGGTGCGGGGTCTTCATCCAGGCTGGCTCGCTTATCGGAGCGCTCACCATGTTCCCACTGGTCATCGTTTACCAGGTCTTTCAACAGGCCAAGGAATGCGTCGACAGCTGCAGTTAA